One genomic window of Arachis stenosperma cultivar V10309 chromosome 10, arast.V10309.gnm1.PFL2, whole genome shotgun sequence includes the following:
- the LOC130956318 gene encoding plasmodesmata-located protein 8 has translation MPRSIQLFFTQEIISSLLFFFSCSLILRSAHGDYPSGANMFVYAGCSQDKYQPNSIFEENLNTFLSSVVSSSSEVTYNSFAIGNGTSAPPEATVYGMYQCRGDLHPTDCSKCVGRSVNQIGLVCPYTSGASLQLEGCYIRYEHSGDFLGKLDTSVRYKKCSKSVDNDVEFFRRRDDVLVDLQTANGFRVSSSGLVQGFAQCLGDLTVSDCSSCLADAVGKLKSMCGSAAAADVFLGQCYARYWASGYYDETPGSHNNDEVGRSVAIIVGVFTGLAVLVVLLSICKKAMG, from the exons ATGCCGAGAAgcattcaattattttttactcAAGAAATCATCTcttctctcttattttttttctcttgttCACTAATTCTGAGGAGTGCCCATGGTGACTATCCTTCAGGGGCAAATATGTTTGTTTACGCGGGATGCTCACAAGACAAATATCAACCAAACTCGATCTTTGAAGAAAACCTCAATACCTTTCTGTCATCCGTAGTAAGTTCGTCGTCTGAAGTTACTTACAATAGCTTTGCCATTGGAAACGGAACCTCGGCGCCACCAGAGGCAACAGTGTATGGCATGTACCAGTGTAGGGGAGATCTACATCCAACTGACTGTTCAAAGTGCGTTGGAAGATCCGTAAACCAAATAGGCTTGGTTTGTCCATACACTAGTGGTGCTTCTTTGCAACTTGAAGGATGCTACATTAGATATGAACACAGTGGAGATTTTCTTGGGAAGCTTGATACGAGCGTCAG GTACAAGAAATGTAGTAAATCCGTGGATAATGATGTTGAATTCTTCAGGCGTAGAGATGATGTTCTTGTGGATTTGCAAACTGCAAATGGATTTAGAGTGAGTAGTTCAGGTCTTGTTCAAGGGTTTGCGCAGTGTTTGGGGGATTTAACTGTTTCCGATTGCTCATCTTGCCTCGCTGATGCGGTTGGAAAGCTGAAGAGCATGTGCGGATCTGCGGCTGCTGCTGATGTGTTCTTGGGGCAGTGTTATGCTCGCTACTGGGCTTCAGGTTACTACGATGAAACTCCAG GTTCCCACAACAATGATGAAGTGGGGAGATCTGTTGCCATTATTGTGGGAGTGTTTACAGGTCTAGCAGTTCTTGTTGTCCTTCTCTCAATCTGCAAGAAAGCAATGG GTTGA